The following coding sequences lie in one Listeria ivanovii subsp. londoniensis genomic window:
- a CDS encoding sirohydrochlorin cobaltochelatase: protein MKKAILVVSFGTSYPETRAKTIEACEKRVAKEFPDYTVFRAFTSNKIIKKLKTRDNMDVATPSQALNKLKELGYNEVIIQSLHIISGGEFEKITAQVEKFQSAFDSIIISQPLLDSKEDYEKAIEAIRYQMPKLTENEALILMGHGSKHHAFSAYACLDHMLLNEPIYLCAVESYPGLDQVIQQLHKAGIKKAHLMPFMLVAGDHATNDMASDEEDSWKSTLEQAGIETECHLQGLGENPLIQAQFIDHIHTAIERVNPRG from the coding sequence ATGAAAAAAGCCATTTTAGTTGTTAGTTTCGGAACAAGTTATCCGGAAACAAGAGCAAAAACAATTGAAGCCTGCGAAAAAAGAGTCGCAAAAGAATTTCCGGATTATACGGTTTTCCGTGCCTTCACTTCAAATAAAATCATTAAAAAACTGAAAACACGTGACAATATGGATGTCGCTACACCAAGCCAAGCATTGAATAAACTAAAAGAATTAGGATACAACGAAGTCATTATTCAATCGTTACATATTATTAGTGGCGGGGAATTCGAAAAAATCACAGCACAAGTGGAAAAATTCCAATCCGCCTTTGATTCAATTATCATCAGCCAACCGCTACTTGACTCCAAAGAAGATTATGAAAAAGCGATCGAAGCCATTCGTTACCAAATGCCAAAACTAACCGAAAATGAAGCATTAATTTTAATGGGACACGGTTCGAAGCATCACGCTTTTAGTGCTTATGCTTGTTTGGACCATATGCTACTAAATGAACCTATCTATCTTTGTGCGGTAGAAAGTTATCCTGGGCTTGATCAAGTGATTCAGCAATTGCATAAAGCCGGAATCAAGAAAGCGCACCTTATGCCATTCATGCTCGTTGCTGGTGATCATGCCACGAATGATATGGCTTCGGACGAGGAAGATTCCTGGAAAAGCACGTTAGAACAAGCAGGCATTGAAACAGAATGTCATTTACAAGGCCTAGGTGAAAATCCACTTATTCAAGCCCAGTTCATCGACCATATTCATACAGCAATCGAAAGGGTGAATCCACGTGGCTAA